In Pristiophorus japonicus isolate sPriJap1 chromosome 2, sPriJap1.hap1, whole genome shotgun sequence, one genomic interval encodes:
- the LOC139251240 gene encoding uncharacterized protein yields the protein MSWARGVSGAVRLQSFVALTSRWTSVRPAAHKLEYSTTSGKSERPIGRYPVPYKKDLPYDIVELMEEVETKGGFLPNIFKALSYRPVEFRAFFAYYNALMNKESGNLSKADRELIIVATSANNHCPYCVIAHSALHRIYSKNPILADQVVVNRHLADLDDRQRVMLDFALAVSNSENITEDHLKTLVLHGFDREDAWDICAITAFFAMSNRLAHLIELRPNEEFYTLGRLPREKEKSEG from the exons TCTTTCGTTGCGTTAACATCGAGATGGACAAGTGTGAGACCTGCTGCTCACAAACTGGAATACAGCACAACGTCTGGGAAATCCGAGCGACCTATCGGGCGATATCCTGTCCCATATAAAAAGGATCTGCCGTACGACATTGTTGAGCTGATGGAGGAGGTTGAAACGAAG GGTGGTTTTTTGCCAAATATATTCAAAGCGCTTTCCTATCGGCCTGTGGAATTCAGGGCGTTCTTTGCGTACTACAATGCCCTAATGAACAAAGAATCAG GTAATCTCAGCAAAGCAGATCGAGAACTTATCATTGTGGCCACAAGTGCGAATAATCACTGTCCCTACTGTGTCATTGCACACAGTGCTCTACACCGCATATATTCCAAAAATCCCATTCTGGCAGATCAG GTGGTCGTGAACAGGCATTTGGCTGACCTGGATGATCGTCAGCGTGTCATGTTGGATTTTGCTCTCGCTGTGAGCAACTCGGAAAACATCACCGAGGACCATCTAAAAACACTGGTACTGCACGGGTTTGACCGCGAGGATGCCTGGGACATCTGCGCGATAACTGCGTTCTTTGCAATGTCCAACCGTCTGGCTCACCTCATTGAATTGCGTCCGAATGAAGAGTTTTACACGTTGGGAAGGTTGCCCAGGGAGAAGGAGAAGAGTGAGGGTTAA